The genomic window GACGTCGACGTGCCGCTGGCGCTCTCGAATCTGGCTGCGCGCTCGCAGATCAGCGCGGCGCACATCCACATCACGCGTCACTTGGCACGCGATGGCGCCCGGCTCACGGCGCTGGCCGCGAGCGCTGGCATGACGAAGCAGGCCATGGGCACGCTGGTCGATCAATGCGAAGCCTGGGGCCTGGTCACCCGCGGCCCCGACCCGCTCGACGCGCGCGCACGCCGCGTGCAGTTCACCGCCGACGGGCTCGCCTGGCTCGAAGCTTTTCGCAAAGCCGTCGCGCAAGCAGAGGACGAGTTTCGTGCCAGCGTCGGAAACGACATCGCCACCGTGGTAACCATCGGCCTCGAAGCCTATGCCGCAGCCTAGAATTTGCGCAACAAGCCGGAGGTGGCGATGCGGATTCTGATTGCAGAAGATGACCAGGTGCTGGCCGATGCCCTGCTGCGCAGCCTGCGCACCTCGGGTGCGGCAGTCGACCACGTCGCCACCGGCTCGCAAGCCGATGCGGCGTTGATGACCAACAGCGAATTCGACCTGCTGATCCTCGACCTCGGCCTGCCCAACATGCACGGCCTTGAAATCCTGAAGCGCCTGCGCGCCCGTGGCTCACAGCTCCCGGTGCTGGTGCTCACCGCGGCCGACAGCGTCGAAGAGCGCGTCAAGGGCCTCGATTACGGGGCCGACGATTACATGGCCAAGCCGTTCTCGTTGCAGGAGCTCGAAGCCCGCGTGCGCGCCCTCACGCGGCGCGGAATGGGCGCCACCAGCAACGCCATCAAGCACGGCCCGCTGGTGTACGACCAGGCAGGTCGCGTGGCGACCATCGACGGCAAGATGGTCGAACTCTCGGCGCGCGAGCTTGGCCTGCTCGAAGTGCTACTGCAGCGGGCGGGACGGCTGGTGAGCAAAGACCAACTGGTCGAACGGCTGTGCGAATGGGGCGAAGAAGTGAGCCTCAACGCCATCGAGGTCTACATCCATCGCCTGCGCAAGAAGATCGAGAAAGGCCCGGTGCGCATCGCGACCGTTCGCGGCCTCGGTTATTGCCTGGAGAAGATTCCGGCGTGAAGCTCTTCCAGCGCGGTCAGCGCTCCCTGTTCGGGGAAATCCTCGACTGGATGCTGACCCCGCTGCTGCTGCTGGTGCCGGTCAGCATCGGCCTCACATGGCTGGTGGCACAAGGCATCGCCAACGCGCCCTTCGATCGCGCGCTGGAGTACAACGTGCAGACGCTGGCCAAGCTGGTCACGGTGCAGGGCGACCACGTGCTGTTCAACCTGCCGCAGCCGGCACGCGAGATCCTGCGAGCCGACGACACCGACCACGTCTACTACCAGGTGCTGACGTCGAGTGGCGAATCGCTCGGTGGCGACCACGACATACCACCCCCACCCGAAGACGAATCCGCCACCATCGGTTCGGTGCACATGCGAGATGCCGAGATGCGGGGCGCGACGGTGCGCGTGGCCTACACCTGGGTCCAGCCGCCGCTTGAAACGGCACCGTTGGTGCTCGTGCAGGTGGCAGAGACCCGCGAAAAGCAGCAGGTGCTGGCGACTGAAATCATCAAGGGCGTGCTGCTGCCGCAGTTCGCCATCCTGCCGCTCGCCATCCTCTTGATCTGGCTCGCACTCGTGCGCGCCATCAAGCCGCTTTCGGAACTGGAAGAGCGAATCCGCGAGCGCAAGCCCGATGACCTGAGCCCGCTCGACGATCGGCTGGTGCCGTACGAAGTCGCGCCTTTGGTCGCTTCGGTGAACGGATTGCTGACGAAGCTCAAGGAATCGATCGCCACGCAAAAGCGCTTTCTGGCCGACGCCGCGCACCAGCTCAAGACGCCGCTCGCAGGACTGCGCATGCAGGCCGATCTGGCGCAGCGCGAAGGCGCCAATGCCGACGAACTGAAACAGTCGCTAAAGCAGATCGGCCGCTCGAGCATTCGCGCGACGCACACGGTGAACCAGCTGCTCGCGTTGGCCCGCGCCGAAGGCGGCGCCGGTGCGCTGGCGTGGCAACCGTGCGACCTGGCGCGACTCACCGTCGAGGTCGTGCGCGAGGCAGTCCCGCGCGCGATCGAAAAGCGCATCGACCTCGGCTACGACGGCGTCGAGCCGGGTGCGCCAGGTGTCATGCTCGAAGGCAATGCGACGCTGCTGAAAGAGCTGGTGCGCAACCTGGTCGACAACGCGATCGCGTACACGCCGTCGTCTCCCGACCGGCCCGGCGTGATCACCGCGCGGGTGCTGGCCGATCCGTTCGGGCACATCGTGCTGCTGCAGGTGGAGGACTCGGGCCCGGGTATCGCCGAGTCCGCGCGCGAGCTGGTGTTCGAGCCCTTTTATCGCGTGCTGGGCAACGAGGCCGACGGCTCGGGGCTGGGCTTGCCGATCGTGCGGGAAATCGCGCGGCAGCATCTGGCCACTGTCACGCTGGAGGACGCGCATCCGGGCGTGCAGTCGCCGGGTGCGCTCTTCAGCGTTCGCTTCGACACCGCCAAGCCCTGAGGGGCTCAGCGCGCGACGTTGCTGTCAGTCGTCGACGCAGGGGTCGATGGCGCCGCCGTATCACCCTTGCGAATCTGCAGTATTTCGGGTCGCACTTGCTGGCTGAGCCGCTGCGGCTCGCGTTCGGTTCCGGCAGACGGCCCACCGTCGCCAGACCATACGAAATAGCCGAGGTTGATGGCGACCAACGCGAAGAAGACCCAGCGCAACATGGGCTTCAGACCACCGGCCCACGCGGGCGCACGCTGACTTCGGAACTGGAGATGGATTGCATGCCGTTCTCAGTATGCACGCGCAGTTCGCCACCCCAGCCGACACCTTCGCAGCGGCCGACGGTGCCATCGCTGAGTTGCACTTCGCGACCCTGCAACGCATCGCGCACCGCGAAGCGTTCGGCGAAGAGCGCAAAACCCTGCGCCTCGAAAGCCAGCACGTCGCGCAACAACGGCGCGACCAGCGTTTGCAATACGGTGGGCGGTGTGGCGTCGGGCAGCCATTGCTGCGCCCAGGCCGGCGCTGTGCTGAGACCGGTCGCGTCTCTGGGGCCGACGTTCAGGCCGATGCCGATCACCAGCCAGCGCGAGGCCGCATCACCGATCGTGGCCTGCGGCAACGCGGTCTCGATCAGGATGCCACCGAGCTTGCGGTCATCGATCCAGAGGTCGTTGGGCCACTTGAGGGCGAGCCGTGCAGCGCGCTGCGGATCGAGGCTTTCCGCCACGCTGACCCCGACCGCCAACGACAGGCCCGACCAGTCGCGCGGTGCCAACGGCAAGCCGATAGAGAAGGTCAGCGACGCGGGTTCTTCAGCCATCTGCGCGCTTTGCCAAGGGCGTCCGAGGCGTCCGCGGCCGGCGGTCTGGCGTTCGGCGACGAGCAGCACGGGCGCCAGTTGACCGGCGCGGCCACGGCGCATCAACTCGGTGTTGCTCGAGTCGATCTGTTCGACCACCTCGATGGCCATGTCGGGCCGCAACGGCGCCGTGGCGGCCGCCAGCTGATCCGGATTCCACGCGTGGCTCAGCGCCATGTCATCAGTCCTTGGTGGACTTGTCCTTTTTGCCGGAGCCCTTCGCCTTCCTGACCTTTTTTTCTGCCTTGACCTTGTCAGCTTTGGCCTTCTTCTTCGCCTTCTTTTTCTTCTTCTTTTTCTCGTCTTCCTTTGGCGCGAGCAAGGTGCCACGGCACGCCTCGGCACCACACCAGCACGGGAATTCCGCCAGCAACTCGGCCGTGTACGGCTCGTCGATCATCAGCCCATAGTCGTAGTTGAGCTCTTCGCCCGCCGCGATGTTTTGCAACGCCTTGATGAAAACTCGGCCATCGGTTTCATCGGCCTCGCAGTTCGGCGCACACGAGTGGTTGATCCACTTGGATGCGTTGCCGTTGATCTTGCCGTCGATCACATGGCCGTCATCGATATGAAAGTAGAACGTGTGCTGCGGCTGGCTGGGGTCGTGAGGGTGGCGCCGGAGCGCTTCTTTCCAGCTGATGACTTCGCCCTTGTATTCGATCAGCGTCTCGCCCTCCGCGATGTCCTGCACGGCGAACACGCCGTTGCCATGAATGCCCGAGCGGCGCGTTTGTATGCGGCGGCCAGAGGTTGAAACGGGGGATTTGGTGGGCATCGCCGAAGTCTGATAGTTTGAATAGGCACACATGCGCATGCGTGCGTACGCACGCGAGGCGCCGAGTATAGAGAGCACTCATATGACAAAGACACTGGTTATTGCAGAAAAGCCTTCGGTGGCTCAGGACATCGTCCGCGCGCTCACGCCCGTGGCCGGCAAGTTCGACAAGCACGACGAGCACTTCGAGAACGACACCTACGTGGTGACCAGCGCGGTCGGCCATCTGGTCGAGATCCAGGCGCCGGAGGAGTTCGACGTGAAGCGCGGCAAATGGAGCTTTGCCAACCTGCCGGTGATTCCGCCGCACTTCGACCTGAAGCCGGTCGACAAGACCAAGACGCGTTTGAACGCGGTCGTGAAGCAGGCCAAGCGCAAAGACGTGACGCAGCTCATCAACGCCTGCGACGCGGGCCGCGAGGGCGAACTGATCTTCCGCTTGATCGAGCAGTACGCCGGCGGCAAGACGCCTTTGAACAAGCCGGTGCGCCGGCTGTGGCTGCAGTCCATGACGCCGCAAGCCATTCGCGATGGCTTCGACCACCTGCGAACTGAAAAGCAGATGCAGGGCCTGGCCGACGCCGCACGTTCGCGCTCCGAGGCCGACTGGCTCGTCGGCATCAACGGCACGCGGGCCATGACAGCGTTCAACTCGCGCGACGGCGGTTTCTTTCTGACAACCGTGGGCCGCGTGCAAACGCCCACGCTGTCGGTAGTGGTCGAGCGCGAAGAACAGATCCGCAAGTTCGTCTCGCGCGACTACTGGGAAGTGCACGCGAGCTTTGCGGCCGAGGCCGGCGACTACCCAGGCAAGTACTTCGACCCAGCGTGGAAGAAAGCGAACGCGCCGCTCCTGCCCAGCGGCGAGCCGGATGCAGAGCAGCGCGCCGATCGCGTGTGGAACGAGCGCGACGCGCTGGCCATCGCCCAGGCCGCGCGCGGCAAGCCCGCCACCGTCACCGAAGAAAGCAAGCCGAGCACGACCGCCAGCGGCATGTTGTTCGACCTGACCTCGTTGCAGCGGGAGGCCAACAGCCGCTTCGGCTTCAGCGCGAAGACCACGTTGTCGCTGGCGCAGTCGCTGTACGAGCGCCACAAGGCACTCACCTATCCGCGGACCGATTCGCGCGCCTTGCCCGAGGACTATCTGCCCGTCGTGAAGGACACGATGGCGATGCTCGCCAACAGCGGCATGAAGCACCTCGCGCCATTCGCCAAGCAGGCGATCGACGGCAACTATGTCAAGCCGAGCAAGCGCATCTTCGACAACGCCAAGGTGTCGGATCACTTCGCGATCATCCCGACGCTGCAGGCACCGAGCGGCCTGTCGGACGCCGAGCAGAAGCTGTACGACTTCGTGGTGCGGCGCTTTCTGTCGGTGTTCTTCCCGAGCGCTGAGTACCAGATCACGACGCGCATCAGCACCGTGAACGAGGCCGGCAAAAACTATGCCTTCCGCTCCGACGGCAAGGTGCTGGTGAAGCCCGGCTGGCTCGCCATCTACGGCAAGGAAGCCGCTCAGGACACAGACGAAAAAGACGGCAAGAACCTGGTGATCGTGAAGCCAGGCGAAGTCGTGCGAACCGAATCGTGCGACGCCAAGGCGCTCAAGACGCGGCCACCCGCGCGCTACTCGGAAGCCACCTTGCTGGGCGCCATGGAAGGCGCCGGCAAGACCATCGACGACGAGGAACTGCGCGAGGCGATGCAGGAGAAAGGGCTCGGCACGCCGGCCACGCGGGCTGCCACCATCGAAGGGCTGATCGCCGAGAAGTACATGCTGCGCGAAGGCCGTGAGCTGATCCCGACCGCCAAGGCGTTCCAGCTGATGACGCTGCTGCGCGGCCTCGGTGTCGAGGAGCTTTCGAAGGCGGCGCTGACCGGCGAGTGGGAATACAAGCTGGCCCAGATGGAAAAGGGCGCGCTGACGCGTGCCGCGTTCATGCTCGAGATCGCCGAGATGACGCAGCACATCGTCAAGAAGGCCAAGGAGTACGACCGCGACACCGTCCCAGGCGACTACGCGACACTCGCGACGCCCTGCCCCAACTGCGGCGGCGTGGTCAAAGAGAACTACCGGCGCTACACCTGCACCGGGCTGCCGGACAAGGAACCTTGCGGCTTCTCTTTCGGCAAATCGCCGGCGGGCCGCACTTTCGAAGTGGTCGAGGCCGAAGCACTGCTTCGCGACAAGCACATCGGACCACTGGAAGGCTTCCGGTCGAAAGCCGGCTGGCCGTTCACCGCGGAGATCGTCCTCAAGTTCGACGAAGAAGAAACGAAGAACTGGAAGCTGGAATTCGACTTCGGCGACGACAAGAATGCGGAGACCGGCGAGATCGTCGACTTCAGCGGCCAGGAGTCGCTCGGGCCGTGCCCGATCTGTGCGTCGCGAGTGTTCGAGTACGGCACCAATTACGTCTGCGAAAAGTCGGTGCCGACCGTCGAACAGCCGACACCGAGCTGCACTTTCAAGAGCGGCAAGATCATTCTGCAGCAACCGGTGGAACGCGCGCAGATCGAGAAGCTGCTCGCCACCGGCAAGACCGACTTGCTCGACAAGTTTGTCAGCATGCGCACGCGCCGCGCCTTCAAGGCTTTCCTGTCGTGGAACAAGGAAGAGGGCAAAGTGAGCTTCGAGTTCGAGCCCCGCACGTCGAAGTTTCCGCCGCGCAAGACTTTTGCCAAGGCGGCGCCGGCTGCGAAGAAAGCCACAGCAGGCGCTGCGGCCAAGGCAGCAAAGGCACCGGCGAAGAAGGCTGCAGGCACGACCGCTGCCGCAAAGAAGGCGGCGCTCAAGGCACCACGCAAGCCGGGCGCCGGCCTGAAGCCGAGCGATGCGCTGGCTGCCGTCATCGGCGCCGAGCCGGTCGCGCGCACCGAAGTCATCAAGAAGCTGTGGGATTACATCAAGGCCAACGGCCTGCAGGATGCAACCAACAAGCGCGCCATCAATGCCGACGCCAAGCTCAAGCCAGTATTCGGCAAAGACCAGGTGACGATGTTCGAACTGGCGGGTATCGTAGGCAAGCACCTGAGCGCCTTGGCGCCGCAATGAAACGAACCTCCAGGAACCGTCTCATGAAATACATCTTTTCCGCATTCGTCTCCATCGTCGCCCTGTGCGCTGCCGCGGGCTGCGCGTCAGGCAACACATCGCAGGGAAGCAGCGCCGCGACAAGTGCCAGCGGCGGCAGCGGCATCCAGGTGTTCGGCGTGATCGACGCCAGCGTCTCCCACACCACGACCAAGTCGATCCCAAGCCGCTAAGAACCGCAGAGGCTCGACGGTTAGCGCCTGAGCAGCGCCTGCCGCAACAGCCGCGCGGCGCGGTTGCGGATCTTGCCGGGGGCTGCACGCAAGGTCGATTTGGCCGTTACCTTGGTGGTGGCGCAAGCCCACAGAAAGTCGTGGAGGATGGCGCTGTCGTCCAACGTTTCCTTGCTGCCGAACTTGTGGAACTCCGGATGCCATTGCGTCGCCGCGATGTAGCTGCGGCCGCGGTCGGCGCGTCGGCGGATCGCTTCGGGCACGCGGTCGGGCAGGCTCCATGCCTCGATGTCGAAGCCCGGCGCCAGCGCCTTCACACCCTGATGGTGGATGCTGTTGACGCGCGCCGTGTCGACGCCCGGATAGAGCTTGGCGAGCCGTGTGCCGGGCACGATCTCGAGCGCATGAAAGTTCTGGTCATAGGCCACCGGGTCGCGATGGCGAACCGCCTCGGGATGGTCATGCTGCTCTTCAATGTCCTGGTACAGCGTGCCGCCGAACGCCACGTTGATGAGCTGCAGCCCCCGGCACACACCGAAGATCGGCTTGCCCGCCTGCTCGAAAGCCTCGACCAGCGCGAGGTCGTACAGGTCACGTACCCGGTCACCGAGCCAGGCGTCTTTCAGCGGCACCTCGCCATAGCTGCCGGGCCACATGTCGGCGCCGCCATGCATGACGACGCCATCGAGCCACTCCGCGTAATGCGATAGCTTGGTGTCGCCGCGCGCAGTTTCGCCTGTTGGGCAAGGCACCATCACGACCATCGCGCCGGCCGACATGAGCCAGTGCGCGATCGACTGCTCGACGTATTGCAGGGTCTTGTTACTGAACAGCGCGCGCGCCGGGTCGGCGTGCGAAAAGCAGGCTGACAGACCGATCTTGAGTCGGGCGGAAACAGGTTGGGCCATCGGAAATATTCTGCTGATGCGGCCTCTCGCCCGGGGTCGGACGACACGCCAAGTATCCTTTCAACGCGCGATCGTTCATCAGCGCGGACAACGTTTCGAATCACGGAGGCAAAGCATGGATATCGGCATCGACATCGGCACGTCGGACGTCAAGGTCGTTCTGGTCGACGACGCGCAGCGCGTGATCGGTCAGGCCAGCGCGGCAGTGGCTATTTCTCGGCCGCATCCGCTGTGGTCTGAGCAGGCGCCCGAAGACTGGTGGAGCGCCACGCAGGTCGCGCTGGGCAAGCTCAGGGAGCACCACCCGAAGGCGTACGCGGCCACGCGCGGAATCGGGTTGTCGGGTCACATGCATGGCGCCACGCTGCTCGACGCGCAAGACCGCGTGCTGCGTCCGGCCATCTTGTGGAACGACGGCCGCAGCCACGCGCAATGCGCCGAACTCGAACGCCGCGCGCCCGAGAGCCGTCGCATCACCGGCAACATCGCGATGCCGGGCTTCACCGCACCGAAGCTCATTTGGGTCGAGCAGAACGAGCCGGAGATATTTGCGCAGGTAGCCCGGGTGCTGCTGCCGAAAGACTTCGTTCGACTGAAGCTCACCGGTGAAGCGGTGTCCGACATGTCGGATTCGGCAGGCACGCTGTGGCTCGACGTGGCGGCACGCAACTGGTCCGACACCATGCTGGCCGCCACGCACCTCGATCGATCGCAGATGCCGCGCCTCGTCGAAGGCAGCGAGGCCAGTGGCACGTTGCTGCCCACCGTCGCCTCGCAGCTCGGTCTGCAGGCCGATGTCGTGGTGGCGGGCGGCGCGGGCGACAACGCGGCGAGCGCGGCCGGCCTGGGCGTGACGGCACCTGGCACTGCGTTCCTGTCTCTAGGCACCTCGGGGGTCTACTTCGTGGCGAACGCGGCTTACTCACCCAACCCCGAAAGTGCGGTGCATGCCTTCTGCCACGCGTTTCCGGGCACCTGGCATCAGATGAGCGTGATGCTGTCGGCAGCGAGTTGCCTCGGCTGGCTACGGCGCCTCACGCACGCGACCGACGAAGCGCAGCTTGTCAGCGAAGCCGAGGCGCTTCCGGATGGCGCCGCCACGCCACTGTTCCTGCCGTACCTGTCCGGCGAGCGCACACCGCACAACGATCCGTACGCGTCGGGTGTTTTCTTCGGTCTGACGCACGATCACACCCGCGGCCACCTCGCCTATGCCGTGCTGGAGGGCGTGGCCTTCTCGTTTCTCGATGGGCAACAGGCGCTGCTGGCCGGCGGCGCGCAGATCGACAGCGTGACGCTGGTCGGCGGCGGCTCGCGCAGCGCGGCGTGGGCACAACTGCTCGCCGATGTGCTGGGCCGCACGCTGGATCGACGCAGCGGCGGTGAAGTGGGTGCAGCGTTGGGTGCGGCACGACTCGCACGCCTGGCGAGAACGGGGGAGGCGGTTGCCGATATCTGTGTCGCACCGGCCTTGCAAGACAGCTTCGCGCCGAACCCGGCGCGCACCGCCGAACTGGCCGGGCGCCATGCGCAATATCAGCGGCTCTATCGGACTCTCAAGCCCGAGATGCAGCGTTTGTCGACCGCAGGGCAGCAGAAGTCTGAAGGAGACTGACCGCAGGCCCGGTCGATCAGGAAGCGCTCGAGGAATTCGGAATACGCGGCTCGTGCATCGGGCACCCGGTGCGCTCGCCACGAAATTGCGACGAGGCGGCATAAACCACCTTGCGTGCCCGCATGACGCCGCCGAGCGGCTGGTGCGCTGCCAACGCGTGCCACGGATTGAACGCCATGCCATCGTCGATCTCGCGGGACAGCGCGGCGCTCCATCCCTCTTGCGCATCGAGCGTCAGTCGTGCAACGGCAATGAAAGGGCTCAAGTCCTGCGGCCACTCGATTGACGCATCTTCGATCGGCATCTTCTCGAGATCGGTACACAACTGCACGCGCAACTCCCATTCGGCCGGCTCGCCCGTATGAACCCGCAAGAAATCGGCGACCGCTTCACGTGTGCCATCCGGCTTGCCGTCAAGGTCCATCGGTGCGTTTTCGAGCGCGCGCAGGTCCGGCGACACCGGCGCCAATTGCAGCTTGGCGATGTAGGCGCCATAGCGGATCGGCACCTGCGTGAAGAACGTCGCGCCGAGCGGGTGCGTTTCGGCATGGCCGCCCATCGAAATGAGCGTGCTGCTCTGGCCGCCGACCGCTTCGATCGCTTTCTCGACACCCTGCAATACGCTCGACAAAACTCGCTTGGCCGTCGGCGCCTTGTCGGTGGTGCCAGCAAGCAGCTTGAGGTTTTTAAGAAAGCCTTTGGCGTCCGGCGCGGCAAACACCGGGCCGTCGACGAACAGAAAGTCCTGGGTGCTGTCACCTTCAGACCCCGCGACGCGCTCGCCCTCGACGCCGATCACCTTGATCGCCATGCCGCGCGGCAGGGACACGCGGTCGTCCAGCACTTCAGCGGGGGGCGTCGAAATTCTGAGCACCACCGGGTAGCTCCGCGGCGCTGCAAACATGCCCTGAGCCAACTCGGGAGGCAGGCCTTCGACAACACGCAGTTCACCGCGGAGCAGGCCGTGGCTCTTGGCGTGCACGGCGCGCATCGCATGGCCCGTGCTGTCTGCCATGGTTTTCGACATGCCCAGCAAGGTGTCGACCAGGTCGGCTTGCGTTTTCGGCTCGTCCGATTTCGGCACCTCGACGGCAGGTGAAAAAAGAACCGGCTTGATAGACAAGGTGGAGAAATCGTTCATCGATGGCTTTTCGTTGGGTGTCGCTAAATGCCTATGCGCTGCCTATTCGACCGACCCCGTATTCGATGCGATGTAGGAGCGCCACACCAATGCCTGCCATCCGTCATGGAACCCGCCTCAATCCCCAAGTCCCGTAGCAAGTCAAGCAGCAATGTTGGCCATTCGCCTATAATGGTGAGTTCGTTTCGATACCACGACGAAGCACTTTCGTCATCTTGCTGGCTGGCCCCGCGCGTTCCCGGAGTTCATGGAATTGATCTCCGGACTCGCCAAGGCCCTCATCTCAAGCCGGCTCTACAGTGTGTTGGAGCGCCAGACCCGGCGCCCATGATTGTCACCACTGCCTTCGTTCTTGTTGAAGCGAATTGCGCGTCCGCCGCGTCATTTCCGGCCGGCCTACGCCTCGTTTTCAATTTTTTCGGCGCACGCGATGTTGCGCGTCGTCAAGGCTTCATGGACATCGTTCAACATAATATTGCAGTGGGCAAGTACCTCGTTTCACCGCTGATTCACTCTCAAGACGACGGGCGTTTCGCCGCGTCGGTTTCTATTCGTTCGGGCCGCGGAAGCGGTATGCATGACCGCGTCATGCGCTTCACGCCACGATTTGCCAGCCATGCCGCCGCCGTGCGCTATGCCGTCGACCAGGGCCTCGGCTGGGTCAGCGAGCGCCATCCGGCACGGCCAATTCATCAGCCTGCGCCGGGTCACTTCGCAAGCTGAGCCCGACCATCGCCCGACAACCGTTTTCCATCTCCAACAGACACCGTTTTTTGAGGTAAATCAATGGCCAAAGAAGAACTCATCGAAATGAACGGCGCAGTGACCGAAGTGCTGCCCGACTCGCGCTATCGCGTAACGCTGGACAACGGTCATCAATTGATCGCCTACAGCGGCGGCAAGATGCGCAAGCACCACATCCGCATTCTGGCGGGCGACAAGGTGTCGCTCGAGCTGTCGCCGTACGACCTGACCAAGGGCCGGATCACATTCCGCCACCTGGAACGTCGCGGCCCGCCACCCGTCAACAACGGCGCGCAGCGCCGCTAACCACCGTGACCCAAGTGACGAATCCGTCCACCGGGTTCGCCACCCTGCCGCTCACGCCGCAGATGCTGGCGAATCTCGACCAGCTCGGCTACAAGGAAATGACGCCGATCCAGGCGGCCAGCCTGCCTCCGGCGCTCCTCGGCAAAGACCTGATCGCTCAGGCCAAGACCGGCAGCGGCAAGACAGCCGCCTTTGCCCTCGCACTCCTCGCCAATCTCAATCCGCGACGCTTCGCCATCCAGGCGATGGTGCTGTGCCCGACGCGCGAACTCGCCGACCAGGTCACGACCGAAATCCGCCGCCTGGCGCGCGCCGAAGAAAACATCAAGGTGGTCACGCTCTGCGGCGGTGTCGCATTGCGCGGGCAGATCGCCAGCCTGGAGCACGGCGCGCACATCGTGGTCGGTACGCCGGGCCGGATCATGGACCATCTGGACCGTGGCAACCTGAGTCTCGACGCGCTGAACACGCTGGTGCTCGACGAGGCCGATCGCATGCTCGACATGGGCTTTTTCGAAGACATCGCCAAGGTCGTGCGGCAATGCCCGAAAGAGCGCCAGACGCTGCTCTTTTCAGCGACCTACCCTGAAGGCATCGCCAAGCTCAGCGCCCAGTTCATGAAGGCGCCGCTGCAGATCACGGTGCAAGCACAGCATGAAGGCACGCAAATCCGCCAGCGCTGGTACGAGGTCAAGGACAGCGACCGACTGCATGCGGTGAGCTTGCTGCTCGACCATTTCCGGCCGCAAAGCACGCTCGCTTTCTGCAACACCAAGCAGCAATGCCGCGATCTGGTTCAGGTGCTGCAGGCGCAAGGCTTCAGCGCGCTGGCCCTCTTCGGCGAGCTGGAGCAACGCGAGCGCGACCAGGTGTTGGTGCAGTTTTCGAACCGCAGCGCCTCGATACTCGTCGCGACCGATGTGGCCGCGCGCGGCCTCGACATCGCGCAACTCGAAGCGGTGATCAACGTCGACGTGACGCCCGATTCAGAGATCCATATCCATCGCGTCGGCCGCACTGGCCGCGCCGGCGCCGAGGGCTTGGCGCTCAATCTCGCCAGCATGAACGAGATGGGCAGCGTCGGAAAGATCGAGCAACTGCAGGGACGCGAGTCCGAATGGCATCCG from Variovorax sp. PAMC28562 includes these protein-coding regions:
- the dbpA gene encoding ATP-dependent RNA helicase DbpA — its product is MLANLDQLGYKEMTPIQAASLPPALLGKDLIAQAKTGSGKTAAFALALLANLNPRRFAIQAMVLCPTRELADQVTTEIRRLARAEENIKVVTLCGGVALRGQIASLEHGAHIVVGTPGRIMDHLDRGNLSLDALNTLVLDEADRMLDMGFFEDIAKVVRQCPKERQTLLFSATYPEGIAKLSAQFMKAPLQITVQAQHEGTQIRQRWYEVKDSDRLHAVSLLLDHFRPQSTLAFCNTKQQCRDLVQVLQAQGFSALALFGELEQRERDQVLVQFSNRSASILVATDVAARGLDIAQLEAVINVDVTPDSEIHIHRVGRTGRAGAEGLALNLASMNEMGSVGKIEQLQGRESEWHPLSELTPGVGAALRPPMATLQIVGGRKEKIRAGDVLGALTGDCGYAKEQIGKINVNEFSTYVAVERGIAHEAAQKLSGGRVKGKSVRVRLLEG
- the infA gene encoding translation initiation factor IF-1; amino-acid sequence: MAKEELIEMNGAVTEVLPDSRYRVTLDNGHQLIAYSGGKMRKHHIRILAGDKVSLELSPYDLTKGRITFRHLERRGPPPVNNGAQRR
- the xylB gene encoding xylulokinase; protein product: MDIGIDIGTSDVKVVLVDDAQRVIGQASAAVAISRPHPLWSEQAPEDWWSATQVALGKLREHHPKAYAATRGIGLSGHMHGATLLDAQDRVLRPAILWNDGRSHAQCAELERRAPESRRITGNIAMPGFTAPKLIWVEQNEPEIFAQVARVLLPKDFVRLKLTGEAVSDMSDSAGTLWLDVAARNWSDTMLAATHLDRSQMPRLVEGSEASGTLLPTVASQLGLQADVVVAGGAGDNAASAAGLGVTAPGTAFLSLGTSGVYFVANAAYSPNPESAVHAFCHAFPGTWHQMSVMLSAASCLGWLRRLTHATDEAQLVSEAEALPDGAATPLFLPYLSGERTPHNDPYASGVFFGLTHDHTRGHLAYAVLEGVAFSFLDGQQALLAGGAQIDSVTLVGGGSRSAAWAQLLADVLGRTLDRRSGGEVGAALGAARLARLARTGEAVADICVAPALQDSFAPNPARTAELAGRHAQYQRLYRTLKPEMQRLSTAGQQKSEGD
- a CDS encoding gamma-glutamyl-gamma-aminobutyrate hydrolase family protein, coding for MAQPVSARLKIGLSACFSHADPARALFSNKTLQYVEQSIAHWLMSAGAMVVMVPCPTGETARGDTKLSHYAEWLDGVVMHGGADMWPGSYGEVPLKDAWLGDRVRDLYDLALVEAFEQAGKPIFGVCRGLQLINVAFGGTLYQDIEEQHDHPEAVRHRDPVAYDQNFHALEIVPGTRLAKLYPGVDTARVNSIHHQGVKALAPGFDIEAWSLPDRVPEAIRRRADRGRSYIAATQWHPEFHKFGSKETLDDSAILHDFLWACATTKVTAKSTLRAAPGKIRNRAARLLRQALLRR
- a CDS encoding catalase family protein, yielding MNDFSTLSIKPVLFSPAVEVPKSDEPKTQADLVDTLLGMSKTMADSTGHAMRAVHAKSHGLLRGELRVVEGLPPELAQGMFAAPRSYPVVLRISTPPAEVLDDRVSLPRGMAIKVIGVEGERVAGSEGDSTQDFLFVDGPVFAAPDAKGFLKNLKLLAGTTDKAPTAKRVLSSVLQGVEKAIEAVGGQSSTLISMGGHAETHPLGATFFTQVPIRYGAYIAKLQLAPVSPDLRALENAPMDLDGKPDGTREAVADFLRVHTGEPAEWELRVQLCTDLEKMPIEDASIEWPQDLSPFIAVARLTLDAQEGWSAALSREIDDGMAFNPWHALAAHQPLGGVMRARKVVYAASSQFRGERTGCPMHEPRIPNSSSAS